The Tolypothrix sp. NIES-4075 DNA segment ACGCATCCGGAAATAGGTAGAGTAGTGCTGAAATTAATAAGCGATCGCTATCTACTTCGTCAAGATGGAACTGAACTACATTAATAATAAGTAGCAGGTTAATATCGCTTAAAGAATCACTATAATTAGAAAGTGATAAACTATAACTTAGCGATATACCTGTGCTGTTGTAATTACAAATCAAGAAAAATCACTTAAAATTGAACTGCTTGCGTGTCCTAATAGCCGCGCATCTTACATAGAGAAGCGAGTCAGCACCCAAAACCTGCAAGGTAAGCTTAGAAGTAGTTACGGCTCACGCCTAACGCACCCTACCTGAATTTTATGTTTAATTAGGTTGAACTGCTTATCCTTGTTCATCATTTGTGTACAAACTCCCCAGCGGAGTTTTTTCTTCTGTGATGGACAATGAAAGTGGCAACTTGCACTTATTGTAGTTTATAGTACAAGAAAACTTTTTTCCCGCCTCGTACATTACAACAGAACTACTCAACCACTGCCGCACAACTGAAAATATGGATTTTGATTATTTTAGACACAATGAAGGCACTCCAACAAATAATAATCGTCAAAGCTTACTTGCTAGCGGTTGGCGACCATTTAACCGAGAGTTTGACTGGGACTTTTTGTGGCATTTGTTGCATACCGACGCAGGGGAGTTAACTCAAAAAAGTTTGAATTTAGCAAGTAATATTGCTGATAATTTGGGACGGACTAATTATGCTTGGTGGGCTAATATATTAAATGTAGTTTCTGATAATACGCGCTACGAAATAGAGAAGCTTTGGAATTACATCACACCTGAACCAAGCTCACCAGATCATCGCTATAAAGATGTTTTAAGTACAGAAACGCCCATCGTTCAATTTGTGAGCCGCAACAGTATCCCGATTGATTACGTTCTGAATAGACTTCAAGAAATTACTGTATTAAGAGTTTTAGAATTATTAGGTCGTCCGGATATTATTACTCAATATTATTTAGAACGAGATTTTTATTTTCCGGTGGAACGATTTTCTAACTGGGAACGCTTAGACGTTATAAATACAGTTTATGCTTACTGGTCTAAATATGACGTTTGGTTGCAAATTGACCCTTACGATCGCGGACGACGACAGTATACTTTAATGGCAAGAAAATTAACGCCATTAATTAACAAAGCAACTTATGATTTGGCAATGATGCTGAGTGGATATCAAAGTCGTGTGGGTAAGGTTCACAGTCAATTTCCGATTCGGACTTTTCCAGAAGATATCCAAAGTTTTACAGATTCAGTACAGCAAGCGGTTCTCAATCAAAAGCAGTTAGCAGTTTTAGTACATGGTGAACCGGGTACAGGTAAAACCGTATGGACGCAAGCTGTAGCTAAAGAAATTCTTGTGCCTTTAGGATATGTGATTTTTATTTTAGATCACGATGCGATCGCTAACTTTGTTCCACCCACATACTTAGAAAGAATCTGTATTATTATCAACGAAGCTGATAATTTAGCACAAGATCGTGCCAGCGAAGTAGCGCAATACAATAACAAAACGGAACATATTCTCAGCTTGCTGGATGGCACATTATACCAAAGTGTAATTGACGAATCTGGTATTCAAATGCAACAGCGTTTGGTCATTTTGATGACTTGCAACACAACTGAAAGATTAGACCCCGCAATGTTACGTAAAGGGAGAATAGATTTGATGTATAAGTTTGAGCAAAAATTTGTTTAAGCCTTACAAACAAAATCTGTGTAGAAAAACTTAAATAATATTCATATCAGGAATTCCTCCTAGATGTCTTGTAGATAATCTCTAAGCGTACTGATTATCATGCCACAACCAGGGGACTAAATAAACGTGAAAATTCAACAATTGATTACAGAAGCACTTAGCCTTCCTAATAATGCGATCGCTTATCATGTCAGTCAACAATTAGCCGCGCTTTATCCCGAAAAAGCACTGGTAGAAGGTAGCGATTCTACATTTAATTTAAATAAATACGCAGAAGCAAACTTTTGCTTTCTACACCAGCAAACATCCATCCACAACCAGATTCTCACAAGCTGGGATGGAATGGAAAATAAAATTTACAATTCTACCGAAAATGCTAACTTCGAGGTGATATGGCAAGGACACAAACTCGATATACTATTAATGAGTTGGCAGGAAGGTTTTTGTAAAACTCGCTATTACTGGATTTTAGCTGATAGCAAAGAGATTGCCGAAAGCTTTTTTACTGCTGTTTGTGATTGGAATTCAGAAATACGGGACGAAGTTTTAGTATTTGAAGATGGTTACTGGGCAAAAAATCCGGAACTATTTCAAGCCATTAAAAGCGCAACTTTTGAGAATCTGATTTTGCATGGGACTCTCAAACAAGACATTCAAGACGACCTGATAAACTTCTTTGCATGTCGCGAAACTTACACAGCTTATAATGTTCCTTGGAAGCGAGGAATTTTGTTCATCGGTTCCCCAGGAAATGGCAAGACGCACACAGTAAAAGCATTAATTAATAAAATGCAGCAGCCTTGCTTGTACATTAAAAGCTTTAAGTCAGAGTATGATACTGATAGCGAAAACATCCGTAAAGTATTCAAACAAGCACGACAATCTGCTCCCTGTATTTTGGTTTTAGAAGATATCGATTCTCTCTTAACTGATGAAAATCGCTCTTTCTTTTTGAATGAACTTGATGGTTTTGCCTATAATGAAGGAATTGTCACTCTGGCGACAACCAATCATCCAGAAAAATTAGATTCAGCAATTAGCGATCGCCCCAGTCGTTTTGACCGCAAGTATCATTTTGAACTGCCAGATATCACAGTACGAGAAGCTTACATAGAATTTTGGAACAATCGCCTGCAAACTGCAATGCGTCTATCTGAAGATGTTTTAAATCAGATAGTTGCAATGACAGATGGCTTTTCTTTCGCTTACTTGAAAGAACTATTTCTCTCTTCTATGATTCGCTGGATGGGAACTATGGAAGCTGGAGCGATGGAGAAAATTATCATTTCTCAAGTTGCTATTTTGCGAGAACAAATGACTAGTAATACTGGGAACTAAAATTTGGGTAAGTGAAATGAATCCCCAGACTTTAACTGGCACATTGTTAAGCTTTCCAGCGGGGTAAAAACGCACTACAAACTCAACGTGT contains these protein-coding regions:
- a CDS encoding AAA family ATPase; protein product: MDFDYFRHNEGTPTNNNRQSLLASGWRPFNREFDWDFLWHLLHTDAGELTQKSLNLASNIADNLGRTNYAWWANILNVVSDNTRYEIEKLWNYITPEPSSPDHRYKDVLSTETPIVQFVSRNSIPIDYVLNRLQEITVLRVLELLGRPDIITQYYLERDFYFPVERFSNWERLDVINTVYAYWSKYDVWLQIDPYDRGRRQYTLMARKLTPLINKATYDLAMMLSGYQSRVGKVHSQFPIRTFPEDIQSFTDSVQQAVLNQKQLAVLVHGEPGTGKTVWTQAVAKEILVPLGYVIFILDHDAIANFVPPTYLERICIIINEADNLAQDRASEVAQYNNKTEHILSLLDGTLYQSVIDESGIQMQQRLVILMTCNTTERLDPAMLRKGRIDLMYKFEQKFV
- a CDS encoding AAA family ATPase → MKIQQLITEALSLPNNAIAYHVSQQLAALYPEKALVEGSDSTFNLNKYAEANFCFLHQQTSIHNQILTSWDGMENKIYNSTENANFEVIWQGHKLDILLMSWQEGFCKTRYYWILADSKEIAESFFTAVCDWNSEIRDEVLVFEDGYWAKNPELFQAIKSATFENLILHGTLKQDIQDDLINFFACRETYTAYNVPWKRGILFIGSPGNGKTHTVKALINKMQQPCLYIKSFKSEYDTDSENIRKVFKQARQSAPCILVLEDIDSLLTDENRSFFLNELDGFAYNEGIVTLATTNHPEKLDSAISDRPSRFDRKYHFELPDITVREAYIEFWNNRLQTAMRLSEDVLNQIVAMTDGFSFAYLKELFLSSMIRWMGTMEAGAMEKIIISQVAILREQMTSNTGN